The proteins below come from a single Deltaproteobacteria bacterium genomic window:
- a CDS encoding aminotransferase class I/II-fold pyridoxal phosphate-dependent enzyme: MNNALDQLISDRHHLENTSDSDVFSKTKEFQKIVGSVREMGMYPYFQALECNLGSEAIIKGKKVIMLGSNNYLGLTTDPRVREAAIDAIRKYGTSATGSRLLNGTLEIHETFEREIADFLGKEAALVFTTGYQVNIGIISALANENTSAFLDKLNHASLQDAVKMAGCNTHYFKHNNPEDLERLLQAAPKHQAKLIAIDGVFSMEGDITPLPKMLALAKKHNARLLIDDAHGLGILGKRGEGTAGHFGLSKEVDLIMATFSKSLASTGGCVAGDFEVIDYIKHFGRSMIFSASITPANLAAASESLKILRAEPERVLQAAKNAQSIVQGLSAMGWKVGNTETPIVPVHIGNDLYTMLLWKELLEEGVYVNPILYPAVGKDKAMLRVSTMSTHTKDHLSFALDKFHKVGKKLELI; encoded by the coding sequence ATGAACAACGCATTAGATCAATTGATTTCCGATCGCCATCACCTGGAAAACACTAGCGACAGCGATGTCTTTAGCAAGACTAAAGAATTTCAAAAAATTGTCGGCTCCGTCCGTGAAATGGGCATGTACCCTTACTTTCAGGCCTTGGAATGCAATCTGGGTTCCGAAGCCATTATCAAAGGGAAGAAAGTAATCATGCTGGGGTCGAACAACTATCTCGGACTCACCACAGACCCCAGGGTGCGGGAAGCCGCTATCGATGCGATACGAAAATATGGGACAAGTGCCACAGGCTCACGACTTCTCAATGGTACCTTGGAAATTCATGAGACCTTCGAACGAGAGATCGCCGATTTTTTAGGAAAAGAAGCTGCCCTGGTCTTCACCACAGGCTATCAGGTCAATATCGGAATCATTAGCGCTTTGGCGAATGAAAACACCTCGGCTTTCCTGGATAAGCTCAACCACGCAAGTCTGCAAGACGCTGTGAAGATGGCAGGATGCAACACCCACTATTTTAAACACAATAATCCGGAAGATTTAGAACGGCTTTTACAGGCGGCCCCGAAGCACCAGGCAAAGCTGATTGCCATTGATGGAGTCTTCAGCATGGAAGGAGATATCACGCCTCTTCCTAAAATGCTTGCCCTCGCCAAAAAGCATAATGCCAGGCTCTTGATAGATGATGCCCATGGATTGGGAATTTTAGGTAAACGCGGTGAAGGCACGGCCGGGCATTTTGGATTGAGTAAAGAAGTGGATTTGATCATGGCCACTTTCTCCAAATCCCTTGCCTCCACAGGAGGCTGTGTGGCCGGTGATTTTGAAGTCATCGACTATATCAAACACTTTGGCCGTTCGATGATTTTTTCCGCCTCCATTACCCCCGCTAATTTGGCCGCCGCCAGCGAATCCCTTAAAATTTTACGGGCAGAACCTGAACGGGTACTACAAGCCGCCAAAAATGCACAAAGCATCGTCCAAGGCTTGAGTGCCATGGGTTGGAAGGTAGGGAATACCGAAACCCCAATTGTCCCTGTGCATATTGGCAACGACCTTTACACCATGCTGCTTTGGAAAGAATTGCTCGAAGAAGGCGTTTATGTGAATCCTATTTTGTACCCTGCAGTAGGAAAAGACAAAGCCATGCTGAGGGTTTCCACGATGTCGACCCACACCAAAGATCATTTAAGTTTTGCCTTGGACAAGTTTCATAAAGTAGGGAAAAAGTTGGAATTGATTTAA
- a CDS encoding glycosyltransferase has protein sequence MNLLTQNFKGFPSLEDPISKSWVGQSSQRPQISIIIPAFNEARYLKKCLDSVLRQETDIPYEVIVVDNHSQDATPQIALQQGVRLVQESHRGLTHAREAGYRAARAPLLAYVDADSIVPYHWVDAIYEAFQQRPEAIALCGSFRYVLKSTLHRFIFSLYFHMVEPVADFFLKGQRLAGGNFAVRKEALQKIGGFNLEIEFYGEDMELASRLKKVGAIVPMGARILSSGRRFDKKGIVIPGFIYLFNYLWLFIFKKPIFSFYDVAEEDVSYSHASDQDVSSETLTLEGHPAEEVLPQVPSPLMGEG, from the coding sequence GTGAATCTCCTGACTCAAAATTTCAAGGGTTTTCCTTCGTTAGAAGATCCAATCTCAAAATCCTGGGTGGGGCAGAGTTCACAACGCCCACAAATCTCTATTATCATTCCGGCCTTTAATGAGGCGCGTTATCTGAAAAAATGTTTGGATTCTGTCTTACGTCAGGAGACAGACATCCCCTATGAAGTGATTGTGGTGGATAACCATAGCCAGGATGCAACTCCTCAGATTGCCCTCCAACAGGGAGTGCGACTGGTGCAGGAGTCTCATCGAGGTCTCACCCATGCCCGTGAAGCGGGCTATCGTGCAGCTCGAGCTCCGCTTTTAGCTTATGTGGATGCAGACTCTATTGTCCCTTATCATTGGGTTGATGCGATCTACGAAGCTTTTCAACAAAGACCTGAAGCGATTGCCTTGTGTGGCTCCTTCCGCTACGTCCTCAAATCGACGTTGCATCGTTTTATCTTTTCACTTTATTTTCATATGGTAGAGCCTGTGGCCGATTTCTTTTTGAAAGGGCAGCGCCTGGCGGGTGGAAATTTTGCTGTGCGAAAAGAAGCCCTCCAGAAAATTGGGGGTTTTAATCTGGAAATAGAATTTTACGGAGAAGACATGGAGCTGGCTTCCCGCCTGAAAAAAGTGGGAGCTATTGTTCCTATGGGAGCCCGTATATTATCTTCGGGGCGACGATTCGATAAAAAAGGGATTGTCATCCCCGGTTTTATTTATCTCTTCAACTACCTCTGGCTCTTTATCTTTAAAAAACCCATTTTTTCTTTTTACGATGTGGCCGAAGAGGATGTTAGCTATAGCCATGCCAGTGACCAGGATGTTTCTTCGGAGACCCTCACACTTGAGGGGCATCCGGCAGAGGAAGTTTTACCCCAAGTTCCCTCTCCCTTGATGGGAGAGGGTTAG